A single Candidatus Liberibacter asiaticus DNA region contains:
- the purF gene encoding amidophosphoribosyltransferase, whose amino-acid sequence MCSKRNNYKQINEKCGVFGILGHPDAATLTAIGLHALQHRGQEATGIISFNGNKFHSERHLGLVGDHFTKPETLSLLPGNMAIGHVRYSTTGDQIIRNVQPLFADLQVGGIAIAHNGNFTNGLTLRKKLISSGAIFQSTSDTEVILHLIARSQKNGSCDRFIDSLRHVQGAYAMLALTRTKLIATRDPIGIRPLIMGELHGKPIFCSETCALEITGAKYIRDVENGETIVCELQEDGFISIDSYKNPSTSPERMCIFEYVYFARPDSIISGRSIYVSRRNMGKNLAKESPVIADIVVPIPDGGVPAAIGYAKESGIPFEQGIIRNHYVGRTFIEPSHHIRAFGVKLKHSANRTILAGKRVVLIDDSIVRGTTSVKIVQMIRSAGASEVHLRVASPMVLYPDFYGIDIPDPTALLANKCSSPQEMCNFIGVDSLGFLSVDGLYNAICGIPRDPQNPAFADHCFTGDYPTPLVDKQSQHNDEELSLIISS is encoded by the coding sequence ATGTGTTCTAAGCGAAACAATTACAAGCAGATAAACGAGAAATGTGGAGTATTTGGAATCCTTGGACATCCAGATGCTGCAACCCTTACTGCTATTGGATTACATGCTCTTCAACACCGTGGACAAGAGGCTACTGGGATAATATCTTTTAATGGAAATAAGTTCCACTCTGAAAGACATTTAGGATTAGTTGGAGATCACTTTACAAAGCCAGAAACATTATCTTTATTGCCGGGGAATATGGCTATTGGGCATGTCCGCTATTCCACGACGGGGGACCAAATCATAAGAAATGTACAACCATTGTTTGCAGATCTTCAAGTAGGCGGAATTGCTATCGCACACAACGGAAATTTTACAAATGGTTTAACCTTACGAAAAAAACTAATTTCTAGTGGAGCTATTTTTCAATCTACTTCTGATACAGAAGTTATCCTACATCTAATTGCACGCTCTCAAAAAAATGGCTCCTGCGATCGTTTTATTGATTCCTTACGGCATGTACAAGGTGCATATGCGATGCTTGCCCTAACACGTACTAAATTAATAGCAACACGTGATCCGATAGGAATCCGTCCATTAATCATGGGCGAGTTACACGGAAAACCCATTTTCTGTTCCGAAACATGCGCTCTGGAGATCACGGGAGCTAAATACATCCGTGATGTAGAAAACGGTGAAACCATTGTATGCGAACTACAAGAAGATGGTTTTATTTCCATTGATTCTTATAAAAATCCTTCTACATCCCCTGAACGCATGTGTATTTTTGAATATGTTTATTTTGCCCGACCTGATTCAATAATCAGTGGAAGAAGCATCTATGTATCCCGCCGAAATATGGGTAAAAATCTTGCAAAAGAATCTCCTGTTATTGCTGATATCGTCGTACCGATTCCAGATGGGGGAGTTCCTGCAGCTATAGGATATGCAAAAGAAAGTGGCATTCCTTTTGAACAAGGCATTATTAGAAACCATTATGTAGGACGTACTTTTATTGAACCATCTCATCATATTCGTGCTTTTGGTGTTAAATTAAAACATTCTGCAAATCGGACAATCCTTGCGGGGAAACGCGTAGTACTTATTGATGATTCAATCGTTCGTGGAACTACATCTGTTAAAATTGTACAAATGATACGAAGTGCAGGTGCTTCAGAAGTACATCTTAGAGTAGCTAGCCCAATGGTATTATACCCTGATTTTTATGGTATAGATATTCCAGATCCCACTGCACTCTTAGCTAATAAATGTTCTTCTCCACAAGAAATGTGTAACTTTATAGGAGTTGATTCTTTAGGATTCTTGTCCGTAGATGGTTTATATAATGCTATTTGCGGTATACCACGCGATCCTCAAAATCCTGCATTTGCTGATCACTGTTTCACAGGAGATTACCCAACGCCCCTTGTAGATAAGCAATCTCAACATAACGATGAAGAATTATCGTTGATTATCAGCTCATGA
- a CDS encoding SDR family NAD(P)-dependent oxidoreductase: MIDCESKNNSEIHVNLDNRLALVTGSSRGIGYYTALELARSGAYVIACGRSISQLEKLKNALQKINKKIDIFAFDLRDSNALELTKTYIAKRWGKLDILIANAGILGSISPIWQIKEKSFADVISVNVMANWNIMRSFDPWLKKSHCGRAIILSSGAAYKCRPLWGAYSASKAAIEALARTWSKETVNTALRVINIDPGPTRTSMRAKAMPAEDPNTVPHPQKVAKIISFLCATQKIETGKLFSVPQNRFVNYLTPN; this comes from the coding sequence ATGATAGATTGTGAATCTAAAAATAATTCCGAGATTCATGTCAATCTCGACAATCGCTTAGCACTCGTTACAGGATCATCTCGTGGTATTGGTTATTATACTGCCTTAGAATTAGCACGATCTGGTGCATATGTCATCGCTTGTGGTCGTAGTATTAGTCAATTAGAAAAACTAAAAAATGCTCTACAAAAAATTAATAAGAAAATAGATATTTTTGCATTTGATTTAAGAGATAGCAATGCTCTTGAATTAACCAAAACATACATTGCAAAACGCTGGGGCAAACTAGATATTTTAATAGCTAATGCAGGAATTCTAGGATCCATTAGTCCTATTTGGCAAATAAAAGAAAAATCTTTCGCAGATGTTATATCAGTTAATGTAATGGCAAACTGGAATATTATGCGCAGTTTTGATCCTTGGCTTAAAAAATCGCATTGCGGACGCGCTATTATTCTTTCATCTGGAGCAGCTTATAAATGTCGCCCACTTTGGGGAGCTTATTCTGCTTCTAAAGCAGCAATAGAAGCATTAGCACGTACTTGGAGCAAAGAAACAGTCAATACTGCATTACGCGTCATAAATATAGATCCTGGACCCACTCGCACTTCCATGCGAGCAAAAGCTATGCCTGCAGAAGATCCGAATACTGTCCCACATCCACAAAAAGTTGCAAAAATAATCTCATTCTTATGTGCCACACAAAAAATTGAAACGGGGAAATTGTTTTCCGTTCCACAAAACCGTTTTGTCAATTATCTTACACCTAATTAG
- the queF gene encoding preQ(1) synthase: protein MSEITLNGLSILGGKAKPCDDPNEALLERIPSQNKNLNYVVRFTIPEFTSLCPVTSQPDFAHMILDYIPKDWLIESKSLKLFMASFRNHHSFHEDCTIYIARRLVTILDPKWLRIGAYWYPRGGIPIDIFWQTSAPPEGVFLPNQDVPQYRGRG from the coding sequence ATGTCTGAAATCACTTTAAACGGATTATCTATTCTTGGAGGAAAAGCAAAACCTTGCGACGATCCAAATGAAGCATTGTTGGAAAGAATTCCATCCCAAAACAAAAATTTAAACTACGTTGTAAGATTTACAATACCAGAATTTACTTCACTATGCCCTGTTACTTCTCAACCAGATTTTGCGCATATGATCCTAGATTATATTCCAAAAGATTGGTTGATAGAATCAAAATCTCTCAAATTATTTATGGCATCTTTTCGAAATCATCATTCATTTCATGAAGATTGCACCATTTACATTGCACGAAGACTAGTAACAATCCTTGATCCCAAATGGCTGCGGATTGGTGCATATTGGTATCCTCGTGGAGGTATTCCTATTGATATATTTTGGCAAACTTCTGCGCCTCCAGAAGGAGTATTTTTGCCTAATCAAGATGTCCCACAATACCGCGGTCGAGGCTAA
- a CDS encoding disulfide bond formation protein B: MIKTLSSRKFISNLNILGLLGICAVLIVAFYYQIILHEIPCPLCLLQRVGIIMIGIGFLFNLISGIKQRHYSIMILGAITTCIIATRQVLIHILPGDLGYSIPVFGMHLYTWSLIFSLVIILFISVLMLFDTAEIKVAKSPVREIAIYLFVFLIFANFISTILECGLTQCFDNPTFYQLLN; the protein is encoded by the coding sequence ATGATAAAAACACTGTCTTCAAGAAAATTTATTTCTAATCTCAATATTCTAGGGTTATTAGGAATATGTGCAGTATTAATCGTTGCATTCTATTATCAAATTATATTGCATGAAATACCATGCCCACTATGTTTACTACAACGAGTAGGAATCATCATGATAGGCATAGGTTTTCTATTTAATCTTATTTCTGGTATTAAGCAGCGTCACTATAGTATAATGATCCTTGGTGCTATCACCACATGTATTATCGCAACCCGCCAAGTGTTAATTCATATTCTGCCAGGTGATCTTGGATATTCTATCCCAGTCTTCGGTATGCATCTTTATACTTGGTCGCTAATTTTTTCTTTAGTTATCATCCTATTTATTTCTGTACTAATGTTGTTTGATACTGCTGAAATAAAAGTAGCGAAGTCTCCTGTCAGAGAAATAGCGATTTATCTATTTGTGTTTTTAATATTCGCTAACTTTATATCCACAATACTGGAATGTGGATTAACACAATGTTTTGATAATCCAACGTTTTATCAATTATTAAATTAA
- a CDS encoding ATP-binding cassette domain-containing protein translates to MNDCAVKFRDVDIVFGETSNKIRKRSRYSIKKHDKVSEYGMVSAVIKANLEVKKGEILVLMGLSGAGKSTLLRSINGLAPVVRGEVLVDTDKGFVNPYAADANVLRKLRMHTVSMVFQQFALLPWRTVARNVELGLEFLDIPDVERKSRVAEHLEIVNLTKWADCKINMLSGGMKQRVGFARAFATGAPILLMDEPFSSLDPLIRMRLQDELLALQRKLKKTIVFVSHDINEAFRLGNRIAIMEGGRIIQCGTPQEIILHPANCYVSEFIQKLNPITALVAADVMRVCSIDDESNIVHKISRQMPLIDIIDMVADNLGKIGVVEDDRIVGIITAIDIVRGLSCCRRFS, encoded by the coding sequence ATGAATGACTGTGCAGTAAAGTTTCGTGATGTCGATATTGTTTTTGGGGAGACTTCAAACAAAATCCGGAAGAGGTCACGGTATAGCATCAAGAAACATGATAAAGTTTCTGAGTATGGTATGGTTTCCGCGGTTATTAAGGCTAATCTTGAGGTTAAAAAAGGTGAGATTCTTGTATTAATGGGTCTTTCGGGAGCAGGAAAATCTACTCTATTGCGTTCTATTAATGGATTAGCTCCTGTAGTACGAGGTGAGGTATTAGTTGATACGGATAAGGGATTTGTGAATCCATATGCCGCAGATGCAAATGTTTTGCGTAAATTGCGCATGCATACTGTTTCTATGGTATTTCAACAATTTGCGTTGTTACCTTGGAGAACAGTTGCTCGTAATGTTGAATTGGGATTAGAATTTCTTGATATTCCTGATGTAGAAAGAAAATCTAGAGTTGCGGAGCATCTTGAAATTGTTAATCTGACTAAATGGGCTGATTGTAAAATTAATATGTTGTCGGGGGGCATGAAGCAACGAGTAGGTTTTGCGAGAGCATTTGCTACGGGTGCTCCTATTTTGCTCATGGACGAGCCATTTTCATCTTTAGATCCATTGATCAGGATGCGTCTTCAAGATGAATTACTGGCATTACAAAGAAAGTTAAAAAAGACAATTGTTTTTGTGAGTCATGATATTAACGAGGCTTTCCGATTAGGCAATCGTATTGCTATTATGGAAGGAGGGCGTATTATACAATGTGGGACACCACAGGAAATTATTTTACATCCAGCTAATTGTTATGTATCTGAATTTATACAAAAATTAAATCCTATTACTGCCCTTGTTGCAGCTGATGTTATGCGTGTTTGTTCTATAGATGATGAATCGAATATTGTTCATAAGATATCTCGACAGATGCCTTTGATAGATATTATTGATATGGTAGCTGATAATCTAGGCAAAATTGGAGTTGTCGAAGATGATAGAATCGTTGGTATTATTACTGCCATAGACATTGTTAGAGGTCTTTCTTGTTGTAGGAGATTTTCTTGA
- a CDS encoding ABC transporter permease subunit, whose product MSPIIQAPIPLGDYLQEFFVCLTQNGEWFCNILSFILLKAVNLVLFVLQYLPPLVFVCVVSLLVLMVKRSITIAVGTAMGLLLIIKQGYWQETTETLSLVLVSTFISMFIGVPLGVLAAWYPRFYSIIRLFLDSMQTIPTFVYLIPALVLFGLGMVPGIVATIVFSIPTSVRLTRLGIISTPPILKEAACAFGATPFQVFRKVELPFAIPQIVASLTQTIMLSLSMVVVTALVGSNGLGVPVLRALNTVDIGRGFESGLCIVILAIILDRLFSIPDPRDRI is encoded by the coding sequence TTGAGTCCAATTATTCAGGCGCCTATCCCTTTAGGGGATTATTTGCAAGAGTTTTTTGTGTGTCTTACTCAAAACGGAGAGTGGTTTTGTAATATTCTATCATTTATACTTCTTAAAGCTGTGAATCTTGTTTTATTTGTTCTGCAATATTTACCGCCTCTGGTATTCGTTTGTGTGGTATCTTTGTTGGTACTGATGGTCAAGCGTTCTATAACTATCGCAGTTGGTACTGCTATGGGTTTGTTGTTGATCATTAAGCAAGGATATTGGCAGGAAACAACAGAGACTTTATCTTTGGTATTGGTTTCTACTTTTATTTCGATGTTCATAGGTGTTCCGCTTGGAGTTTTAGCGGCTTGGTATCCAAGATTCTACTCTATCATACGGTTATTTCTTGATTCTATGCAGACTATTCCAACATTCGTTTATCTTATTCCAGCATTGGTTCTTTTTGGTTTAGGAATGGTGCCGGGGATAGTTGCAACAATTGTGTTTTCCATTCCAACTTCCGTTCGATTAACTCGACTGGGCATTATTTCTACACCCCCAATACTCAAAGAAGCAGCATGTGCGTTTGGCGCAACGCCTTTTCAGGTATTTCGTAAAGTAGAACTTCCATTTGCTATTCCACAGATTGTAGCGAGTTTGACTCAAACAATTATGCTTTCTTTGTCAATGGTTGTAGTAACTGCGCTTGTTGGTTCAAATGGATTGGGAGTGCCTGTGTTGCGTGCTCTTAATACAGTCGATATAGGTAGAGGTTTTGAGTCGGGTCTGTGTATCGTTATTCTAGCAATTATATTAGATCGTTTGTTTAGTATTCCAGATCCAAGGGATAGGATATGA
- a CDS encoding CvpA family protein: MGITYFDIFCFGFISISSMLAMARGIFSEMISLTNWIVAAIMTRYLYPMLLERVSEFFKSKQVAIIMTIIPLFLIILTVVSILLKIMSTPIRIRSVLLDKILGCAFGGVRGLFLLIITTSCWNLIVHESREPAWIQKSISKKALDRMGTRLQSIVQ, translated from the coding sequence ATGGGAATAACATATTTTGATATTTTTTGCTTTGGATTCATATCGATTTCATCTATGTTGGCGATGGCACGAGGAATATTTAGTGAAATGATCTCTTTAACTAACTGGATCGTTGCCGCCATAATGACCCGCTATCTATATCCAATGCTTTTGGAAAGAGTATCAGAATTTTTTAAAAGCAAGCAAGTAGCAATAATAATGACAATAATACCATTATTCTTGATTATATTAACGGTTGTATCAATCTTATTAAAGATAATGAGCACGCCGATTCGTATTCGTTCCGTATTACTGGATAAAATATTAGGATGTGCCTTTGGAGGGGTGCGAGGATTATTTTTACTTATCATCACCACTTCCTGTTGGAATTTAATCGTACACGAAAGCAGAGAACCAGCATGGATTCAAAAATCTATATCCAAAAAAGCCTTGGACAGAATGGGAACACGCTTACAATCAATCGTTCAATGA
- a CDS encoding ABC transporter substrate-binding protein yields the protein MYKILAVCLFLTTFSISYARDADSCTPVRFADTGWTDIAATTAMTSVILEEILGYKTNIKLLAVPVTFRSLKNKGIDIFMGYWYPSLEKFIAPYLEEGSIKLVAENLQGAKYMLAVNDVGFALGIKSYQDIAKYKKELGAKIYGIEPGNEGNQRILDMINNNKFSLKGFRLIEASELASFSQIRRDQRNNIPAVFLSWEPHPINSDLNIHYLPGGEEISGFGEASVYTVVRSDYLDKCPNISRLLKNIKFSVALENEMMKLILNNKQDRQFVGRTMLRTHPDLLKNWLIGVTTFDGQDPSRQLERFMNN from the coding sequence ATGTATAAAATATTAGCTGTATGCTTGTTTTTAACAACATTTTCAATTAGTTATGCTAGAGATGCCGATTCTTGTACGCCAGTCCGTTTTGCGGACACGGGGTGGACTGATATTGCCGCTACAACAGCTATGACTTCAGTGATTTTGGAAGAGATATTGGGCTACAAGACTAATATTAAATTGCTTGCAGTACCGGTTACTTTTAGATCATTAAAGAACAAAGGAATAGATATCTTTATGGGATATTGGTATCCATCTCTTGAAAAATTTATTGCTCCATATCTCGAGGAGGGATCAATTAAATTAGTGGCGGAAAATCTTCAAGGCGCAAAATATATGCTTGCAGTCAATGATGTAGGATTTGCCCTTGGTATCAAAAGCTATCAGGATATCGCAAAGTATAAAAAAGAACTTGGTGCTAAAATTTATGGTATTGAGCCTGGTAACGAAGGCAATCAGCGTATTTTGGATATGATCAACAATAATAAGTTTTCTCTTAAAGGTTTCCGTCTAATAGAAGCTTCTGAACTCGCTTCTTTTTCTCAAATTCGGCGTGATCAAAGAAATAATATTCCTGCAGTATTTTTAAGTTGGGAACCTCATCCTATTAATTCTGATCTTAATATACATTATCTCCCTGGTGGGGAAGAAATTTCTGGATTTGGAGAAGCATCTGTTTATACTGTAGTGCGTTCAGATTATCTGGATAAATGTCCTAATATCAGTAGATTGCTTAAAAATATTAAGTTTTCTGTTGCATTGGAAAATGAGATGATGAAATTGATCTTGAATAATAAGCAAGATCGGCAATTCGTGGGAAGAACAATGCTTCGTACTCACCCTGATCTCTTGAAGAATTGGCTAATAGGAGTTACGACATTTGATGGGCAAGACCCTTCTCGTCAACTAGAGAGATTTATGAATAATTAA
- a CDS encoding cation diffusion facilitator family transporter has protein sequence MKVDDQNNMIRMALWGIPISAAITALKIIAWYVTGFISLLSDGLESIVNIITAIISYFTLKYAYRPADNTHPFGHQKAEYIAAVVEGLLMTNIALIILYESWHNMSHSPSNDFSIMGLFIGFMANIISLFWGKWLIYSGEKNHSAAFKANGQHFVADVVMSAGVLCGLLLVLITEYTVLDSIIACFMACNILYQGCKVISSSIKNLMDAAVKPEHLEKIKNIIALNASGSIGIHDLKIRQAGATFFINFHLVVDSHMIVLDAHKICNKLERSLEENIGQAIITIHIEPANEVTHGIHVPLKENKNQCLKSL, from the coding sequence ATGAAAGTTGATGATCAAAACAATATGATACGGATGGCGCTATGGGGAATCCCAATATCCGCAGCCATTACTGCCTTAAAAATTATTGCATGGTATGTTACCGGATTTATCTCATTACTATCTGATGGACTTGAATCCATAGTGAATATTATAACAGCAATTATATCGTATTTCACACTCAAATATGCATATCGTCCAGCAGACAATACTCATCCTTTTGGACATCAGAAAGCAGAATATATTGCAGCCGTCGTAGAAGGGTTGCTGATGACTAATATCGCGTTGATAATACTCTACGAATCATGGCACAATATGTCTCATTCTCCTTCTAATGATTTTTCAATAATGGGCTTGTTCATTGGATTTATGGCAAATATCATTAGCTTATTTTGGGGAAAATGGCTGATTTACTCTGGAGAGAAAAATCATTCTGCAGCATTCAAGGCAAATGGACAACATTTTGTTGCAGATGTGGTGATGTCTGCAGGTGTTCTGTGCGGATTACTCTTAGTGCTGATAACAGAATATACGGTACTAGATTCTATTATAGCTTGTTTCATGGCCTGCAATATTTTATATCAAGGTTGCAAGGTGATATCATCTTCCATAAAGAATCTCATGGATGCCGCAGTTAAACCAGAACATCTAGAAAAAATAAAGAATATCATTGCCCTCAATGCTTCTGGATCAATTGGAATCCATGATTTAAAAATAAGACAGGCTGGCGCAACTTTTTTTATAAATTTTCACTTAGTTGTAGATTCGCATATGATCGTTCTCGATGCACATAAAATTTGCAATAAACTAGAAAGATCCTTAGAAGAAAATATTGGTCAGGCTATCATCACTATACATATTGAACCTGCAAATGAAGTGACCCATGGAATTCACGTACCATTAAAGGAAAATAAAAATCAATGTCTGAAATCACTTTAA
- a CDS encoding DUF5993 family protein, translating into MFLPFLIAFLVSISLILKQRKISYILLLILFIITILLFKYHATNNINLSF; encoded by the coding sequence ATGTTTTTACCTTTTTTGATTGCTTTTCTTGTTTCTATTTCACTTATTCTTAAACAAAGAAAAATAAGTTATATCCTTCTATTAATACTGTTTATTATAACTATTTTGTTATTTAAATATCATGCAACCAATAATATTAATTTATCGTTTTAG